The following proteins come from a genomic window of Macrobrachium rosenbergii isolate ZJJX-2024 chromosome 39, ASM4041242v1, whole genome shotgun sequence:
- the LOC136825639 gene encoding piggyBac transposable element-derived protein 4-like, translating into MPSIIRTQVEPAGPTQITIGAKTPAEVFSLFMTDQMLAKICVFTSDKMRQLRENFKDADKATFKDIGLMELKAFIGVLIMSGAHKDNHLTAVEMWSHVYGCPFYRSNFSECRFAFIIRSFRFDDPTTRTTRLKTDRFAHVRDVWDKVIQNCKANYSPGPHLTVDEQLLAFRGCCIFRMYLPNKPSKYGLKLVMACDADTLYTCNAIPYLGKGSCDMKKGVTLGEHFTMELVAPFKRSGHTVTCDNWFTSLPLARSLSKDGMHLVGTIRPKPYLPSQLVNHKVEVGESVAVFNYKDQITLLNQRVSSTKRIMILSTLHHNPSIVEKKKTQLHMFYNATKGGVDAFDQLCLLMSCSRKTRRWPLCLFYGAINIVFNNAYIIYAHRPENKGIARRQFAMDLAVELCRPYAGNRLLWARYLPRDVVSLIRSVFDLPEDAAAAAEEEPRAKSEKWKRCYLCPSSGTARTKVLCRTCHKSVCTNHTNQLCSMCYKPS; encoded by the exons ATGCCCAGTATCATCAGGACTCAAGTGGAACCGGCAGGCCCTACTCAGATCACCATTGGTGCTAAAACTCCTGCAGAAGTCTTCTCCCTTTTCATGACGGACCAGATGCTGGCTAAGATCTGCGTATTTACGTCTGACAAGATGAGGCAGCTGCGGGAGAATTTCAAGGATGCAGACAAGGCCACCTTCAAGGATATAGGGCTGATGGAACTGAAGGCTTTCATTGGTGTCCTTATAATGAGTGGTGCACATAAGGACAACCATCTGACTGCAGTGGAGATGTGGTCTCACGTTTACGGGTGCCCCTTCTACAGGAGCAACTTCAGCGAATGTCGCTTCGCCTTTATCATCAGGTCTTTTCGGTTTGATGACCCTACCACCAGGACGACACGGCTCAAGACAGATCGCTTTGCGCACGTCAGGGACGTTTGGGACAAAGTCATCCAGAATTGCAAGGCCAACTACAGCCCAGGGCCACACCTCACTGTAGATGAGCAACTCCTTGCCTTCAGGGGCTGTTGCATATTCCGGATGTATCTCCCAAATAAACCTTCAAA aTATGGCCTGAAGCTCGTCATGGCGTGTGATGCCGACACGCTCTACACGTGCAATGCCATTCCTTACCTGGGTAAGGGCTCCTGTGACATGAAGAAGGGAGTCACACTGGGGGAACATTTCACCATGGAGCTTGTGGCACCCTTCAAGCGCTCTGGCCATACTGTCACCTGCGACAACTGGTTCACCTCCCTGCCCTTAGCCAGATCCCTCAGTAAGGATGGCATGCACTTGGTTGGCACCATACGTCCTAAGCCCTACCTCCCATCGCAACTTGTGAACCACAAGGTGGAAGTTGGGGAGTCTGTGGCAGTCTTCAACTATAAAGACCAGATTACTCTCCTCAACCAGAGGGTAAGCTCCACGAAGAGGATCATGATCTTGTCGACTCTCCACCACAACCCCAGCATtgttgaaaagaagaaaacacagCTGCACATGTTCTACAATGCAACAAAGGGAGGTGTCGATGCTTTCGACCAGCTGTGTTTGTTGATGTCATGCAGTCGAAAGACGAGAAGGTGGCCCTTGTGTCTGTTTTACGGCGCCATCAACATTGTTTTCAACAATGCCTACATTATATATGCCCACCGCCCTGAAAATAAGGGCATAGCTAGGAGGCAGTTTGCCATGGACTTGGCAGTGGAGCTCTGTCGACCATATGCTGGAAATCGGCTGCTGTGGGCAAGATACCTTCCAAGGGATGTGGTTTCCCTTATTCGCAGTGTCTTTGACCTCCCTgaagatgctgctgctgctgctgaagaGGAGCCACGAGCAAAGTCTGAGAAATGGAAGAGGTGCTATCTCTGCCCGTCCAGTGGAACTGCCAGGACCAAGGTCCTCTGCCGCACATGCCACAAGTCAGTCTGCACGAACCACACCAACCAACTCTGTAGCATGTGCTATAAACC ATCTTGA